Sequence from the Temnothorax longispinosus isolate EJ_2023e chromosome 6, Tlon_JGU_v1, whole genome shotgun sequence genome:
ACTTCAAGAACTCCTATAACTTTAGACGTAAACGTAAAACGCTCGAATTGCAAAATCAAACACTTTAATATTTACGAACGCTTTCTCAACCATCAAAACACGTTTTTTCCGcataaaatgtacattatttaaattacattccGTATACGTAATTTCGAATTGTAATGAATTCTTTGCGCAGATCGGTGGGGGGTGGGGGCACAGTGGCGCGCATCAACTGCTCCGTGTTTATGACACTTGACCGGGAGGCGGGAGGTTATACCGTAAATATGGCGCTCGCCATTACTTGAGGACGACGCGAGACGCGACGTCAACTACGCGACACTGGGGATCCGTTGTGTTCCGCAACGTTCCGCGGATTTTATCGTCGGCTTCCAGGAGGGGTCCAAGATGCGGTCAGGTCACTGCCGACGTCGCGCAGCTAATCCATGTCGCGATTTTGCACGGTTTGAAGCATAGAACGCGACGTCGAGGCGACGCGATGAAATCCGTATACAAGTTGTTCCTGCTGTGCCTTATCCTCGCCGCGCTGATAATCCTGCTCAACGTGACCGCCAATTTCTCCAATAAGGTATACGACCAGCCGGCCGCGAGCAGGGAGCGCCTGGCGCTCACGAGGAAGTCATCCCCGGGTGGCGCGTCCGCGTCCGCGGGCGAGGTGACGATATGCGTGGTGGTGTGCGGGGACAGGCTGCACGAGGCCCTGACCATGCTGAAATCGGCGCTGGTCTTCGCCAGCAGGCCCCTGCAGTTCGTCATACTGGCGGAGCAGAATCTGATACCGGCCTTCAGCGAGAAGCTGTCGGAGTGGCGGCTCATATCTAATAAGACCTTCGACTTCCTGGTGCGGCCCATCACCTTCCCGGACGGCAGCGACGTGGCCATGTGGAAGAAGCTGTTCAAGCCCTGCGCAGCGCAACGACTGTTCCTACCGGTAAGCTGCTGGCAACGAGAGTTGTCCGCGAGCATTAGATTTACGTGCGGTCAGACTTACATTAGGATTTATATTTCAGACCGTGCTGAACGACACAGACGCGGTGCTCTACGTGGACACGGACACCCTGTTCTTGGCGCCGCCGGAGAAGGTCTGGGACGAGTTCAGGAAGATGAACGCCAGCCAGCTGGCGGCCCTTAGTCCGGAGCACGAGGATCCCAACACCGGCTGGTACAATCGATTCGCCAAGCATCCGTATTACGGCAAGCTCGGCGTCAATTCCGGGGTGATGCTGATGAATCTGACGAGAATGAGGGAGTTCCGGTGGACGGAATACGTGATTCCCATTCACAAGGAGTACAGACTGAAGATAACCTGGGGCGACCAAGATATCATCAACATAATATTCCATTATCATCCGGAGAAGCTGTACGTTTACTCGTGCCGTTACAACTATCGGCCGGACCACTGCATGTACATGTCGGTGTGCGCGGAAGCGGAGAGGGAAGGCGCTCTGGTGCTGCACGGCTCGCGCGGCACGTTCCACTCGCAGAAGCAGCCGCCCTTCAAGGCGGTCTATCGGGCCATGCAGGAGTACCAGCTGAACACGGACCCGTACGACGAGCTGCTCGTGCCGATGAGGAATTACCTGGCGATGGAGGACAAGTCCAACTGCGGCCACGTCTCGAAGGTGTTCATCATCCAGCCGGAGCTACATCTGGCTGCCCGTAACTTCTAAAACTTTCTCACTCGATCGTGAACGAAATTACGTACTCGTGCGAGCGAGTTTTGtctttgtatcttttttataaaactttttagatGCTCGTTTTTGTTGATTGAGATATGGTTAATTGACATGCGGATATATTGAAGCAATAACGAATAGGGTGTAAGCATTCGTATACGTATTTCGCGAAGTCACTTTCGGCCGTAAACGTAATATTATCTGCGTTCTTCCCGTCTCGGAATTCTCTTAAGAGAGATTTTAGACCCTAAAAATACTTAACTAcataaatacttatatatatacatacttacGTGCGTACTCTTAACACATTATGGACTGGAATacttaaagaaattaaaatataagggGCCATCGTGATGTATGTAAGCATCCTGCTTCGTTACATCTTTATGAGACCATGTACTGTAATTTCGcgatacgtaaaaaaaaaataactacgTGTACAAATTATACCAATTAACGTTATCCGATCGTATATGTTCGCGGGCAACTATACGGATTTACGCGGCCCGTCCACAATGTGTTAAGTCAAAGAGTCTAGACTCTTGAGAGATTCGCGAAGCGTAATTCGCGCGCAAATTAGAGAGTATAAACGTGTTAATTTCCAAGCGATTCCATATAGACTGAACTTTTTCTATAGTGCATTTGAGTTTTTTTGTTGACAAGTGCGCTATGTTGTTACTGTTTGTACGAGGTGCGATGCGGCGAATATGTTGTTATGCAATATTTATCCGATATACCTTTGGACAATACTCGAGCGGTGCTGGGCGATCGGCGCTTATCTTTGGAGTACTCGGCCCTTAGGCAAGATGTTATCTCTCGCGATATCGCTACGTTGGATACACTTGACGAAAGAGATGCTGTCATTTTCCTTGATATTCGAGGTTTCcacgatattattaatattattatactaataataatggaAAGAGTGAAACTTGAAAGAAGAAATCCATCGTCAATCGTCGATTTTTCCGTTTACACAGGCCCCACACGTGCAATCTGTCGGAGATAAGCCCTGATCGCGACGCGGGACCACTTTGATAGTGGCTCACGTCCGGTTTCGAAAATATCTCAAATCGGAGAATGAATCTGTTTCTTTATCCctaggaaaaatataatattggagtatactatattttcaaaataagcgTCTTGCATTTTAACGAGACAGTAATTGATAATTGGTAAGTATGAGTATATGaattatagtattatatacgtataatgaATTGAAATTCCGGCGAGAGTGTtcacatttttacaaatttcccACAATCTTTTGTACGGTTTTGTACGATACGCATTTTGCATCGTTGCAACGACTCGACGATACGATGCCATTTgtgataattttcttatagGTATTGTACAATGAAGCTTAAATAAAAGATCTGTCTAAATATACGAAAGAGAGTATGTACTTAATACGtgctaatataatataatcgtataatcgtattaacaataatttacttgACGAAACGTACTTTACATACTAATACGTTACGACACAATGCACCAGGaaatttaaactattttttgttCCGCTCTTCATCATTCAAACATTTGTTCATTAAAGCAAACGAACGTGCCTCGTAGACTGAATCGAAGGaaaataacgatttttttatctggACATAATAGCTTTACTGAtaaagatgataaaaaaaaataaattttaattatttcaatatatttttataaataccatctttactattttttaaataaattttttcgcagAGAGGAAGACTCGCGCGGTTCGCACCTCATTGTTAGCATTGTGACGCAGCGACGAGCACCAGGCAGGCACGCTCGAGGGGGGCCGGCCGATGTGAGAAGGGGCCCTGTGCGATCAGTCCTCTCGCCGCTGCTTTCCGGTTACGGTGGCACACGAGCTCGTGAAATCGGCCTCGCGCGATTTTCACCCGTCACACCTAATGTTCTCCCATGTCCGAAGGAAGTGCCGCCGgtgttaaaaccgaattggAAGAAACAGGTGGAACCCGTTAGGATTGTCTACCTTAGGGAGGAGATTCCCggtgatattaattttttttcggatATATACCGCAGAGGTGGCTCTACAAATATGTGAAAAGGAGAACTTTAAGGTATACATACAGAATCGTCGCACACGACACGCAATCGTTTATTCTAGAAAGGACTTTGTTCGAAGATAAAATCAAAGCGCAAACATCCTCGAACGGCAGATAAGTCGTTGAGGAGTAACGTGCGATAGCAAtgagaatttttctttaagagaCACGGTAATAGaatgcttttattttaaacatattaacTGATTGTTTCCTTTCGATTCTCTTGAAATTTATGGATTTTGGAATAGAGTCCTTTCCAAAATGAATCGATTCGATTAAAAGCGATTTGGTGAACGAATGAGCCGTTTATAACTGAGTGAACTGTCGGGCTGTGATCaagtattgtttttttttttattgcgcaGTTCAACATTCAGAACACGACGTAAAAACGCGTTTGATGGATTTAGCGCTATAAAAACGCGCGACGGGAATCTCGCGGAAAGGAGGCGAATCGCCGGTTACTTATTGCGTTTTCACGGGTAATATACTGGTACCCATTTAGCAACGTAGCCGAATGGCGAATGAAGAGAGGAATTCGCTTTTAAGTGCGCTATTAAACATGTTTAAGGTCCAAAGCGTCTGCGAACTTATATGCCCGatatgtctttatttttttaaattatctgtTTGACTTCTGGATTCTCGTTGTCAGTTATACACAAGAGcccaaatttttttctccaaaTTCTCGCCGCAAAGGCCGATGTAACAGGGAAGAAATTAAACGACCCATCTAATTTCACCATCTGCAAAACGATAAAGATCCATGAAGCGATACGCTCAACGTGTCTTAACATCATCTTTTCAAGTCATCTGTCTTATTTCTGAATTCTCAATTCTAAACAGGAGTCCAAGTTCTCTCTGCAAATTCTCATCGTGAAAATTAACGTGATAAGGGAGAAACTGAACCAAGATCCAATTTCGGTCTTTAATTTCCTGAGATAAATTCCCATCAGCTTCTGTTCCTCACTATTCGCGGGACGACCGAGATCCCGGATTCGCGACTCGACGCGAGTCTCGCCTGTAACGCGATAAGGATCGAACAGACGAGCGAAGCGATAACGGGTAAACGATAACGGGGCGGACGAGCGGAAAGAAAGGGGTATTTAGGTCCCGGTGGCTGCCAGTTGCGGCGACGAGCGCGTTGCGGCCGATTGCTGCTCCATCGCCGCTCGTCTACGTGGATAAGAGTGTCTGacgcgtctctctttctctttctctcgttgcGTTCTCTCACACGGACGCGGATACGGATACGGACAGGTGCGCGTGGCGAGGAAGAGGTGAGAGGCCGGTCTTCTCGGTTTGCGCGTTCCGGACGGGCGTTGCGTGTTATTTGTACTCGCCGGCGTGTACTCGCTCGTAACGTTACGGTATTGACGCGTACACCGTTGTACAGGGTGTCCCGAAAACTGCCGACAGGCGACAAGATTGTCTGGAGCAGAGTtgttggaaaaataataaatgaataaaaggAGCAGGAGACGCCGGTACTTTCGCCGCGTTACGTCCCGATACTCGTGCGAAACCTGTTGTTACATTACCTATCTCGTTTGTCTCGCGCGACACGCACTTCGCGCGACGATCAAAATGAAGAATCAGAAATTACACGTTGCGTAATTACGTGTCGCTCGATTCGCAACGTCAGTCTTCGAGGAAATTTATCATCGCGCTGTATTGCCGTTAATTGCGAGACGCGATAAGCGGCGTTTATTGAGCAAGCCTCGACCGGACGGTTGAACAATCAGGCTCTCGGGAGAGAGTTGTTCCCCGGTGCTAACGCACCGTGGAATAAATGTCAAACGTTAGGGACTCGGCAAAATGCTAGATCCAGCACCTATGTCTAAATATAAATCGGCGTATGTTGTTATAATTAGTTGGCAGAACGAGGCAAaatttaatgaagaaaaagaggaggaaCGTGCGATCGTAACGAGAATTTTTCTTCGAGAGAAATGACAATGGAATgcctttattttaaatacattaacgTTCTCGATCGTTTCTTTCCATGTCTTCtgaaaattatggatcttgCAGTGGAGTCCCCTCTGCATTGATGTGTTTATTCCAGTTTTTATTCCTAACTGGAATTATTCCTGACCGCgtcgtgaattttttaattgttcatCGTGTTACTGGCGCATGCAATTAATGATGAACAAGCTTGATGAGGAGTCCAATTACGATATGCGCGGCACGATCTCCTTCTGGACTCGATCGGGATGATTGACCGGTAATCGGAGACAATTAGAATGGCGATATTGCGCGTCGTTGGCAATTTGCATTGTCGTAAAAGAATAGCCGTTTACGAAATCCGCGATAGCTTATTGTTAGTCGGAGATTGGCGACGCGACGCCAACGATCTGTAAACCGAGTCCGCCTGTGCCGTTTTATTCAGAGTACATCGCATGCAAGTATATATCGCTATCGCAGATTTTAACGCCGTTCCGTTGGCTTgcgagataaaattatttacgacATACGAGATACGTctgctaattaaaatattagctgggaaaaaatttaaatatttttttcggaaGAAAAGGAACTGAGACACTATCAAGGGcgaaacttaaattaatttttaacgccgATGATAAAAGATAAGCTTTATAATTATCGCGTCGTCAAAAATATAcgcagaatttatttttgcgcATGCTGAATTTATCAGACTGATTAAAATCTGGACCGGTTCTCGACTTACCTCTGCCTATTGCGCTATATTTACAGCCGAAAAGAAGTGTGTTCTGGTGAGA
This genomic interval carries:
- the Shams gene encoding glucoside xylosyltransferase 1, which codes for MKSVYKLFLLCLILAALIILLNVTANFSNKVYDQPAASRERLALTRKSSPGGASASAGEVTICVVVCGDRLHEALTMLKSALVFASRPLQFVILAEQNLIPAFSEKLSEWRLISNKTFDFLVRPITFPDGSDVAMWKKLFKPCAAQRLFLPTVLNDTDAVLYVDTDTLFLAPPEKVWDEFRKMNASQLAALSPEHEDPNTGWYNRFAKHPYYGKLGVNSGVMLMNLTRMREFRWTEYVIPIHKEYRLKITWGDQDIINIIFHYHPEKLYVYSCRYNYRPDHCMYMSVCAEAEREGALVLHGSRGTFHSQKQPPFKAVYRAMQEYQLNTDPYDELLVPMRNYLAMEDKSNCGHVSKVFIIQPELHLAARNF